In the genome of Clostridiales bacterium, one region contains:
- a CDS encoding uroporphyrinogen decarboxylase family protein, translating into MREPDFNNLLKVLNKKVPDRPTLFEFFLNDKLYRLLAGYVPEYEDKLKYNKFLVDAFKNAGYDYADVKGSDFSFPAGSIHHGKTISLNEGSVIHDRESFEKYKWQNPEDYDYTWLDKIKNDLPDGMKLIVWGPGGVLENVTSLVGYDNLCYMLFEDPELVQDIFDAVGSKLLRYYEICSTFDSVGALISNDDWGFNTSTLLNPKHLRKYVFPWHKKIVQTAHSAGKPAILHSCGNLKNVMEDMIEDMKYDAKHSYEDKIMPVEDFYEKYNPRIAVLGGIDVNFVCHSTPEEIKKRSRAMIERAQDRGGYALGTGNSVPEYVPIENYLAMISVISGT; encoded by the coding sequence ATGCGCGAACCTGATTTCAATAATCTGTTAAAAGTTTTAAACAAGAAAGTTCCCGATCGACCCACGCTCTTCGAATTCTTTTTAAATGATAAGCTATACAGATTGCTTGCAGGATATGTACCGGAGTATGAGGATAAGTTAAAATATAATAAATTTTTAGTCGATGCCTTTAAAAATGCGGGTTATGACTATGCCGATGTTAAGGGGTCTGATTTTTCTTTCCCTGCAGGCTCGATACATCACGGGAAAACGATATCCCTCAATGAAGGTTCCGTCATCCATGACAGGGAAAGCTTTGAAAAGTATAAATGGCAAAATCCTGAAGACTATGATTATACTTGGCTCGATAAAATAAAGAACGATTTACCCGATGGCATGAAGCTGATTGTATGGGGACCAGGCGGAGTACTTGAAAATGTAACGAGCCTTGTGGGATATGACAACCTTTGCTATATGCTCTTTGAAGATCCTGAACTTGTACAGGATATATTTGACGCGGTAGGTTCAAAGCTGCTCAGATATTATGAGATTTGTTCCACCTTTGATTCTGTAGGTGCTTTGATTTCCAATGATGACTGGGGTTTTAACACATCAACATTGCTAAACCCCAAGCACCTCAGAAAGTATGTTTTCCCGTGGCATAAAAAAATAGTGCAAACAGCACATTCTGCGGGGAAGCCCGCGATACTTCATTCCTGTGGAAACTTAAAAAATGTGATGGAAGATATGATTGAAGATATGAAATATGACGCAAAACATTCATATGAGGATAAAATAATGCCTGTCGAGGATTTTTACGAGAAATATAATCCTCGTATTGCAGTGCTCGGAGGAATCGATGTCAATTTTGTTTGCCATTCAACTCCTGAAGAAATAAAAAAACGCTCCCGCGCTATGATTGAAAGGGCACAAGATCGTGGCGGTTATGCCCTCGGAACCGG
- a CDS encoding Gfo/Idh/MocA family oxidoreductase, which yields MDKVKIGIIGIGNMGSSHAKNLIQGKVPNAVLTAVCDINPERLKWAKETLGDKVKLFDNADALFDAKVIDAVIIAVPHYFHPPLAIKGFAHGLHVLTEKPAGVYTKQVREMNEASLKSDRVFGIMYNQRTNPLYQKLRDLVRSGELGEIKRTNWIITSWYRPQSYYNSGGWRATWAGEGGGVLLNQDPHQLDLWQWTCGMPKRVRAFMSFGKYHDIEVEDDVTAYVEYENGATGIFVTSTGDCPGSNRLEVSADRGKVVIEDGKLTFWRLRTPERQFNRQYTGGFGEPECWKCEIPVNGTGEQHVGILKNWTNAILHGTKLIAPGIEGINGLQISNAMHLSAWTDKWVDIPVDEDLFYEKLQERIKTSTFVKKTSANRTLDVTGTH from the coding sequence ATGGACAAAGTTAAAATTGGTATAATAGGCATTGGAAATATGGGAAGCAGCCACGCAAAAAATCTGATACAGGGTAAGGTGCCCAATGCAGTGCTTACCGCTGTATGCGATATAAACCCTGAAAGATTAAAATGGGCCAAGGAAACCCTGGGTGATAAAGTTAAATTATTTGATAATGCAGATGCACTTTTTGATGCTAAAGTTATCGATGCCGTAATTATCGCGGTACCTCATTATTTTCATCCCCCCCTTGCCATAAAGGGATTTGCGCATGGTCTTCATGTGCTCACTGAAAAACCTGCAGGAGTTTATACAAAACAGGTAAGGGAAATGAATGAGGCATCTTTAAAAAGCGATAGGGTATTCGGAATAATGTACAACCAGAGGACGAATCCGCTTTATCAAAAATTACGCGACCTTGTGAGATCTGGAGAACTTGGCGAAATAAAAAGGACAAACTGGATAATAACTTCATGGTATCGTCCGCAAAGCTATTACAACTCGGGCGGATGGCGTGCAACATGGGCAGGCGAAGGCGGAGGAGTATTATTGAACCAGGATCCGCATCAACTGGATTTATGGCAATGGACATGCGGAATGCCCAAAAGAGTGCGTGCATTCATGTCATTTGGCAAGTACCATGACATAGAAGTTGAAGACGATGTAACAGCATATGTCGAATATGAAAACGGAGCGACAGGCATATTCGTTACAAGTACCGGAGATTGCCCCGGTTCAAACCGTCTTGAAGTATCTGCAGACAGAGGCAAAGTCGTAATCGAGGATGGAAAGTTGACATTCTGGCGTCTGCGTACTCCTGAAAGACAATTCAACAGACAATACACAGGTGGATTTGGAGAACCCGAGTGCTGGAAGTGCGAAATACCAGTGAACGGTACTGGCGAACAGCATGTTGGAATATTGAAGAACTGGACAAATGCAATACTCCATGGCACAAAATTAATTGCCCCTGGAATCGAAGGCATAAACGGCCTTCAGATTTCAAACGCAATGCACCTCTCGGCATGGACGGACAAGTGGGTCGATATACCTGTGGATGAAGATTTGTTCTATGAAAAACTTCAGGAAAGAATAAAAACGTCCACATTTGTCAAAAAGACCAGTGCAAATAGAACATTAGATGTTACAGGCACACACTAA
- a CDS encoding sugar phosphate isomerase/epimerase family protein, with product MAKFVLSVFADEIAPDLQAQMDVLDKYGIKYIEMRGVNGKCIVDYSLDEVNDIKKQLDKRGFGISAVGSPIGKIGIKDEFEPHLKLFKHTVQIAKILGTKYIRMFSFFMPKGEPPEKYRDEVLRRWGEFVKAAEGEGVILLHENEKEIYGDTAERCLDILKSIDSGIVKAAFDPANFIQCDVKTYPDAYDLLKDYIVHMHIKDALYSNHGVVPSGYGDGNVKQILKKLKDTGYEGFLTIEPHLASFKGFSALEHDAKIDDTSGDGAKMFSIALSALLKILKEIEQPAEFE from the coding sequence ATGGCAAAATTTGTCTTAAGCGTATTTGCGGACGAGATTGCTCCGGATTTGCAAGCTCAGATGGATGTGCTTGATAAATATGGCATCAAATATATAGAGATGCGCGGAGTAAACGGAAAATGCATAGTTGATTATTCGCTCGATGAAGTAAACGATATAAAAAAGCAATTGGATAAAAGGGGATTCGGCATCTCAGCGGTAGGTTCCCCTATAGGGAAAATAGGTATAAAGGATGAATTTGAACCGCATCTTAAGCTTTTCAAACATACGGTTCAAATTGCAAAGATCCTTGGCACAAAATATATAAGGATGTTTAGCTTCTTTATGCCAAAAGGCGAACCTCCCGAGAAGTACAGGGATGAAGTTTTAAGAAGATGGGGGGAATTCGTAAAAGCGGCTGAGGGAGAGGGAGTTATACTTCTCCATGAAAATGAAAAGGAAATATACGGAGATACGGCCGAAAGATGCCTTGATATTCTAAAATCCATCGACTCCGGCATCGTAAAGGCTGCATTCGACCCGGCTAATTTTATACAATGTGATGTTAAAACATATCCTGACGCATATGATCTTTTGAAAGATTATATCGTGCATATGCATATAAAGGATGCATTATACAGTAACCACGGCGTTGTACCGTCGGGATATGGCGACGGAAATGTAAAACAAATCCTAAAGAAGCTTAAGGATACAGGTTATGAGGGCTTCTTGACGATAGAGCCGCACCTTGCATCATTTAAAGGTTTTTCAGCCCTGGAGCATGATGCAAAAATAGATGATACATCGGGTGATGGGGCGAAAATGTTCAGTATCGCCTTAAGCGCTCTGTTAAAAATTTTAAAAGAAATAGAGCAGCCTGCTGAATTTGAATAA
- a CDS encoding sugar phosphate isomerase/epimerase, with amino-acid sequence MNKDSIAAQLYTLRNYMKTPEDIKKSLERVKKIGYNAVQVSGIGPIEPERLKDITDELGLKICATHTPFERFKNDLSAVIKEHKLWGCEYVGIGSMPREYERNAAGFTKFAKEFSEIGRRLADNGLHFIYHDHKFEFEKFDGTIGLEILLNESDPDAFGFEIDTYWVQAGGANPVDWIHKVKGRMKVVHLKDFAIVDDKQVFAEIGQGNLNWPEILKACRETGVKWYAVEQDTSFRNPFDSLDMSFKYLEKLV; translated from the coding sequence ATGAACAAAGATTCTATCGCAGCTCAGCTTTATACACTGAGAAATTACATGAAAACTCCTGAGGATATTAAAAAGAGCTTGGAAAGGGTAAAAAAAATAGGCTATAATGCCGTGCAGGTTTCAGGAATCGGCCCAATCGAACCTGAAAGATTAAAGGACATTACGGATGAATTAGGTTTAAAGATTTGTGCAACCCATACGCCTTTTGAACGTTTTAAAAACGACCTCAGCGCCGTTATCAAGGAACACAAATTATGGGGATGCGAATACGTAGGGATTGGATCTATGCCCCGTGAATATGAAAGAAATGCGGCAGGATTCACAAAATTCGCCAAGGAATTTTCGGAAATTGGAAGGCGATTAGCTGATAATGGACTTCACTTCATTTATCACGATCATAAATTTGAGTTTGAAAAATTCGACGGTACAATAGGACTTGAGATATTATTAAACGAATCGGACCCGGATGCGTTTGGTTTTGAAATAGATACATATTGGGTCCAGGCTGGAGGCGCAAATCCAGTTGACTGGATTCATAAGGTAAAGGGACGCATGAAAGTCGTACATCTTAAGGATTTTGCAATTGTAGACGATAAACAGGTTTTTGCCGAAATAGGCCAGGGTAACCTCAATTGGCCCGAGATTTTAAAAGCCTGCAGGGAAACCGGCGTAAAATGGTATGCAGTTGAACAGGATACAAGCTTTAGAAACCCATTTGACAGCTTAGATATGAGCTTTAAATATTTGGAGAAATTAGTATAA
- a CDS encoding flavin reductase, translated as MERVNISFKEFNVNVFDLINSGLLLTAGDFKSDSYNTMTIGWGSLGIMWGKPFIQVVVRPTRYTYGFMEKYGSFTVCALPLEKYRKGLNFMGSRSGRDIDKIKETGLTVIPSHVIDAPAFDESELVIECKKIYSDDFKPEKFMADYIAKCYNNDYHRSYFGEIVSIEGIKKYCK; from the coding sequence ATGGAAAGAGTTAATATTTCTTTTAAGGAGTTCAATGTAAATGTTTTTGATTTAATAAACAGCGGACTTTTGCTTACAGCCGGCGATTTCAAATCAGATTCGTACAACACAATGACAATAGGCTGGGGCAGTCTGGGAATAATGTGGGGAAAACCTTTTATACAGGTAGTTGTGCGTCCCACTCGCTATACCTACGGATTTATGGAAAAGTACGGCTCGTTTACAGTCTGCGCGCTGCCTCTTGAAAAATACAGGAAGGGACTTAACTTCATGGGCTCAAGGTCCGGACGTGATATCGATAAAATAAAGGAAACAGGGCTGACCGTAATCCCATCGCATGTAATCGACGCCCCTGCATTTGATGAATCCGAGCTTGTAATAGAGTGCAAAAAGATATACAGCGATGATTTTAAACCGGAGAAGTTCATGGCAGATTATATTGCCAAGTGCTATAACAATGACTACCACAGATCATATTTTGGAGAGATTGTTTCCATAGAAGGGATTAAAAAATACTGCAAATAA
- a CDS encoding glycoside hydrolase family 27 protein: protein MVPVNNNCETKLAKIRPWDEGTPRITCPHIFGTKAGASTVFPITALGERPLKFTAEGLPEGLTLNENTGVISGKTKKEADGIVKITVQNGIGADSIKLRIIAGDNIALTPPLGWNSWNCFALKVSDDKVRKAADAMVSSGLAAHGFTYINIDDGWQGERGGEFNAIQANKKFPDMERLCDYVHSLGLRIGIYSTPWVKSYGNGNGCSDGECERYFDKRNLDRGWYFGKNKYMKGEALQWAKWGFDYLKYDWHPWEVRDVKEMHDALKESGRDIAYSLSNSAPFQDAVQWAGLANCWRTTGDITDTWESMSRIGFSQDRWTPYSMPGHWNDPDMLVVGKLGWGDVRENRLTHDEQVTHITLWALLAAPLLIGCDLTQLDDFTLRLLCNDEVLSISQDMLGRQAHCLREIRETDDDGNVVHHSSVYVRKLYSGNIAVGLFNRSEKSDTVSFTWKDLKINGRKRLRNVWANEDIGNFDKEFAIGVPAHGAQFILINM from the coding sequence ATGGTACCGGTTAATAATAACTGCGAGACGAAGTTGGCTAAGATCAGACCATGGGATGAAGGAACTCCCAGAATAACATGTCCTCATATATTCGGCACAAAAGCTGGAGCTTCTACGGTTTTCCCGATAACTGCCTTGGGAGAAAGGCCCCTTAAATTTACAGCCGAGGGATTGCCGGAGGGATTGACTTTAAATGAAAATACAGGAGTAATTAGCGGCAAGACTAAAAAAGAAGCTGATGGTATCGTAAAGATAACCGTCCAAAATGGCATAGGTGCCGACAGCATAAAGCTTAGGATAATCGCAGGTGATAATATTGCTCTGACACCGCCCCTGGGATGGAACAGCTGGAATTGCTTCGCCCTGAAGGTAAGCGATGATAAGGTAAGAAAAGCAGCCGATGCGATGGTTTCATCAGGACTTGCGGCCCACGGCTTTACATATATCAACATAGATGACGGATGGCAGGGAGAAAGAGGAGGAGAGTTCAACGCCATACAGGCCAACAAGAAGTTTCCTGATATGGAAAGGTTATGCGACTATGTACATTCTCTAGGCTTAAGGATCGGGATTTATTCGACGCCATGGGTTAAATCTTATGGAAATGGCAATGGTTGTTCGGATGGAGAGTGTGAACGTTATTTTGACAAGAGAAATCTGGATAGAGGATGGTACTTTGGAAAAAATAAATATATGAAAGGTGAAGCTCTGCAATGGGCTAAATGGGGGTTCGATTATTTGAAATATGACTGGCATCCATGGGAAGTCAGGGATGTCAAAGAGATGCATGATGCCCTGAAAGAATCCGGCCGCGATATCGCATACAGCCTTTCAAATAGTGCTCCATTTCAGGATGCAGTGCAATGGGCCGGCCTTGCAAATTGTTGGAGAACAACCGGTGACATAACGGATACGTGGGAGAGCATGAGCCGCATAGGCTTTTCCCAAGACAGATGGACGCCTTATAGCATGCCGGGTCACTGGAATGATCCTGATATGCTGGTAGTAGGAAAACTGGGTTGGGGCGATGTAAGGGAAAACAGGCTCACTCATGATGAGCAGGTTACCCATATTACATTGTGGGCGCTGCTTGCAGCTCCGCTTCTTATAGGATGCGATCTTACCCAGTTAGATGATTTCACTTTGAGGCTTTTGTGCAATGATGAAGTGCTCTCGATAAGCCAGGATATGCTGGGAAGACAGGCTCACTGTCTAAGAGAGATAAGAGAGACCGACGATGATGGAAATGTTGTTCATCACAGTTCTGTGTATGTTAGGAAGCTTTATAGCGGTAATATTGCCGTAGGACTTTTTAACCGTTCGGAAAAATCCGATACAGTTTCTTTTACATGGAAGGATCTTAAAATAAACGGCCGAAAGAGGTTGAGAAATGTCTGGGCAAATGAGGATATCGGCAATTTTGACAAAGAGTTTGCGATTGGCGTACCGGCGCATGGTGCACAGTTTATTCTGATAAATATGTAG
- a CDS encoding DUF421 domain-containing protein, giving the protein MGLLGGYFKIMLSSSVIYLFIIIAIRLFGKKELAQLSVIDLVFILLISNAVQNAMVGSDSTVGGGIVAAASLFAMNYVLKQILYKFPWFSKVIQGEPIMLIYNGKLSTKNMERAKVTRSELMEAIREHGVSTIEEVDLAIFEVDGNISILSNEFKNRTVKKRRLRKQETKE; this is encoded by the coding sequence ATGGGACTTTTGGGCGGCTATTTTAAAATAATGCTTAGTTCATCGGTTATTTACTTATTTATAATTATTGCGATACGACTTTTCGGGAAAAAGGAACTGGCCCAGCTCAGCGTAATTGACCTTGTATTTATATTGCTTATAAGCAATGCTGTACAAAATGCGATGGTTGGCAGCGATTCCACGGTAGGAGGAGGAATCGTCGCCGCCGCTTCGCTTTTTGCGATGAATTATGTATTAAAGCAGATACTTTATAAGTTTCCATGGTTTAGCAAAGTCATACAGGGTGAACCTATCATGCTTATATACAATGGAAAGCTCAGCACAAAAAATATGGAGAGAGCAAAGGTAACAAGAAGCGAACTTATGGAAGCGATAAGGGAGCATGGCGTATCGACCATAGAGGAAGTCGACCTTGCCATATTCGAAGTTGACGGAAATATAAGCATACTTTCTAATGAATTTAAAAACAGAACTGTAAAAAAGCGGCGGCTTAGAAAACAGGAGACAAAGGAATAA
- the pssA gene encoding CDP-diacylglycerol--serine O-phosphatidyltransferase, which yields MNKFSIWNIFAYINLSLGIISIIFCINGKIMLSCFFILLASLLDGYNGRLSRKFCPASSLGRELHSLSDIISLGTAPAILLWKLSLSGLGIIGYLILLIFPICGAYKLARFNITQVDNVYTGIPITIAGAALALDGIATKKIGIHTGLTAILMLLFSYLMVSTIKFKKI from the coding sequence ATGAATAAATTTTCTATTTGGAATATATTTGCTTATATAAATTTAAGTCTTGGGATAATTTCGATTATATTTTGCATTAACGGCAAAATTATGCTTTCATGTTTTTTCATACTGCTTGCCTCGTTATTGGACGGATATAATGGCAGGCTCTCAAGAAAATTCTGTCCTGCAAGTAGCCTCGGGAGGGAACTCCATTCACTATCAGACATTATATCCCTTGGTACGGCGCCGGCCATATTATTATGGAAATTATCCCTGTCGGGGCTTGGAATAATAGGCTATCTGATTTTGCTTATTTTCCCCATATGCGGGGCATACAAGCTGGCAAGATTTAATATTACACAGGTTGACAATGTTTATACGGGGATCCCTATTACAATTGCAGGCGCAGCATTGGCCTTGGACGGCATAGCCACAAAAAAAATAGGCATTCATACAGGGCTTACGGCGATACTTATGCTCCTCTTTTCATATCTTATGGTAAGCACTATAAAATTTAAAAAAATTTAA
- a CDS encoding CBS domain-containing protein: protein MELRDIMTKDVQKVDRNTPVSQVAQMMKQYNVGSLPVCDNDKVIGIVTDRDIVLRGIAPDGNASNVTCGQLMTENPVFGSPDMDVNVAAKIMAENQIRRLPVVDNGKLAGMVALGDIASKSNLVDEAGDALNDISKPSRPEL from the coding sequence ATGGAACTTAGGGATATAATGACAAAAGATGTTCAAAAGGTTGACAGGAATACGCCTGTCTCGCAGGTCGCCCAAATGATGAAGCAATATAATGTCGGATCTTTGCCTGTTTGCGATAATGATAAAGTCATAGGAATCGTAACAGACAGGGATATAGTGCTCAGGGGGATTGCGCCGGACGGAAATGCGTCAAATGTAACATGCGGCCAGCTTATGACAGAAAACCCGGTATTCGGCAGCCCGGATATGGACGTGAACGTCGCGGCAAAAATAATGGCGGAAAACCAGATAAGACGCCTGCCGGTTGTGGATAATGGTAAACTTGCAGGTATGGTTGCACTCGGAGATATAGCTTCAAAATCAAATCTTGTCGATGAAGCCGGGGATGCATTAAACGATATTTCAAAGCCCAGCAGGCCGGAGCTATAG